The DNA segment GGGGGATGCCCCAGTCTACTGAGCGCTCCCCAACCGTTCGGCCCTCCCGATCGTCTGAGAGGATGAGGGCGGTACGCACCGCCGACCCGCAGGGAGGCACGATGTCCAGAATGATGTCCCGCACGTTCCGCCGCGGCGCGGCCGCTCTGCTCGGCGGCGCCCTCGCCGGCCTGGTCTCGGCGTGCGCCCTTCTCGGCGGGGGCGACGGCGCTCAGATGCAGGGCGAGTGGGTGCTCGTGGCGGCGGAGGATCCGACGGGGGCGTTCGACCTGAGCCCGGCCGAGGTGACGCTGACCGTGCAGGGCAGCACGCTCTCGGGCACGGCCGCCTGCAACCAGTACGGCGGAACGGTCAGCGGCGGCCTCGATTCCACCGACGAGCGGCCGGTGAGCATCGGTGCGCTGTTCCAGACCGAGATGGCGTGCACGGGCGAGGGCGTGATGGAGCTCGAGGCCCGCTACCTGACCGCTCTCGCCGCGGTCGAGAGCGGCCTGCGCATCGACGATGACACGATGGCGCTGTTCGGCGGCGGGGTGCGGCTCGAGTTCGACCTGCTCATCGAGGGCTGACCAAGGGCTAGAGCGGGCGGCACTCGCTCTCACCGAGCAGGGTGCTGGCGCTCGCGCTCACGCGCAGCACGATGAGCTCGCCGTCGGCGGTCTCGCCCGACACCTCGATGACGTCGCCGACCTCGGTGCGGGTGACGCGGATGCCCTCCGCCGTCCACGCCCGCGAGACCCGCTCGGCCGCGGCAGCAGGAGCCGCCGAGGCGTCACCGATGCGCAGCGCGGGGTACTGCTCGCCGCTGACCCAGAGCGGGATGACGCACTCGCGCGGCGTCGGGTCGTCGTGCACCTGCCAGTCGCCGCCGACCATGCGCTGGGTGTCGTCGAGCAGCGCGGCGAACCGGTCGCGGGCCTCCGAATCGGTGACCCCGGTGACGGGAACGACGGCGCACCCCGCGAGCGTCAGCGCCACCGCTCCGCCGAGCCCTGCGGCGATCGCGGCGGCGAGCACCCCTCGGCGTCGGCCCATGGCTGTCAGGCTACGCCCCCGCTCAGAGCAGGAGGGCGAGCGTGCGACCCTCGTCGCGCTGCGAGCCGTCGGTGACGAGCTCGCCCTTGTCGATGCCGATGAGTGCCAGGTTGCGCAGCGACTCGGTGCCCGCCGCGAAGTAGTAGTTGTGCCCGATCGACTCGGTCAGCACCTGGTTGGTGATGACATCGACCCCGCCGGCGACGCTCATGACGCGAGCGCCGAACTCGGCGCTGCCCGGGTCTCGCCCGAAGAAGGCGCTGTTCGGGATCGGATCCCACGCGGCCTCGCCGACGAACACGTCGCCGCGCACGTTGAGCTCGTCGACGCTGGATGCGGGGGCGCCGGGTGAGCCGATCATGGCGAGAGCATCCACCGTCGTGCTCTGCTGCAGGGCGAGCATGGCCGCGGTCGAGCCGTAGGAGTGCGACAGCAGCGCGATGTAGGGCTGGTCGGTGCCGCGGATCGCCTGCAGCCCGTCGATGGCGCGCGCGATGGCATCGCGCCCCTCGTAGGCGAGATCGAGGCTGCCCACGTTGAGCAGTGTGGGGGTCTGGTAGCCGATCCAGGCGACCGTGGCGACGGTCTCGACCTCGTCGGTCGCCCCCGCCTCGGCCAGCAGCGAGAGCCACGACACCTGCTCGTCGTACAGCCGCGCGGCGGTATCCGTCCACTCGACGGCGTTGCCGCCGACCGAGATGAACATGCCCGGCATCAGGTAGCTGACGTAGTCGGCGGTCTCGAGGTCGCCGAGCACGATCGCCATCTTGCCCTGGCCGTGGGTGTCGAGCTGCAGGAGGGTGCGCGGCGGGTTCGCGGTCGCCGGCCCGAGCGCGTCGGCGACCCCGTAGAGCATCTCGAGACGCTGCTGGTTCTGCGCCGCGATCGTGCGGCCGGCGCGCAGCCCCTCGAGTTCGAGCTCGCGGATCGTCGAGCGCAGCACGTCGCGGTTCGCGGCGTTGCGCACGGCGACGGGGATGCCGTCGAGGTTGCCGACGAGCTCGGGCGCAGCGCTGAGCAACGCGCGCTGCGCCCGAGCGTCGAGGCCCGCCCACCAGCCGCTCACCTGAGGAGCTCCGGGTGGTGCAGCCAGCAGGGCCTGGAGTCGGTGGGGGTTCGACTCCAGTGCAGTCGCCGATACGGCCGGGGGAGCCGCGGCGAGAGCGTGCAGCAGGTCGACACCGGTGAGGTTCTCGAAGCTCTCCACCGTCAGGGGGGTGGTGGGAGCCAGGGCCGCGGCGTCGTGCTGCGTGCTGGTGGGCAGGTCGATGGCCCGCTCGAGGGCGGGGCGGTCAGGGGCCGACATCGCCGGTGCGGCAATGCTGGTGATCGGGGTGACGGGGGGCGCGCCGGGCAGGGTGACGGGCCCCGCCACCGCGGCTACGGTGAGCGAGGCGATCACTACTGCTGTCGCGTCGAGCAGCACGCCGGATTCCCCTCACGACCGGCGGGCCGGGCATCCCCCGAAGCGGTCCCACCGGCGTGAGGCCATGCTAGGCGAAAGTGCGCCCCTTTTGGGGGGTGGAACGGACATTCCTCTCGACTCACACCAACCCGTTACACAGCCGACATGAAGCGTCGGTCGAATGCGCATACCGGATGCGCAGGCCGCCGATCAGCCCGCGTCGGGGTCGCTCACACGCAACGCGTCGGGCCCCTCGCGCACGAGAATCGCGAACTGGGCGGCGTCGATGATGCGCACGCCGAGCTCTTCGGCCTTCTGCAGCTTCGAGCCGGCGCCGGGCCCGGCCGCCACGAAGTCGGTCTTCTTCGAGACGCTCGAGGCGGCCTTGCCGCCGGCCGCGATGATCGCCTCCTGGGCTCCCTCGCGCGTGAAGCCGTCGAGTGTGCCCGTTGCGACGACCGTGAGCCCGGCGAGCACTCCCCCGGCGGCGGCCGCGGCACCCGGGCCGGCGTGGCCGGGGGTCGCGAACTGCACTCCGGCGGCGGCCCAGCGGTCGACGATCTCGACGTGCCAGTCGACGGCGAACCACTCCTGCACGGCCTCGGCGATGATCGCGCCGACGCCGTCGACGGCGGCGAGCTCGTCGAGGCTCGCCGCGCGAATGGCGTCGAGCGAGCCGAACCAGTCGGCGAGCGCCCGCGCGGCCACCGGGCCGACGTGCCGGATGTTGAGGCTGACCAGCAGGCGCCAGAGCGGCTTGGTCTTGGCCTTCTCGAGCTCGTCGAGCAGGGTCAGAGCGACCGCACTCGGCTGCGGGCCCTCCAGCCCCTGCTTCTTCTCGGCGGCCGTCGGGTTGCGCCGGAAGGGCGACCGGCGGCGTGCGGTGCCGTCGGCCTCGAGCTTGGGCAGCCCGGTCTCGGCATCCCGCACCACCACCTCGATCGGCAGCAGGTCGTCGATCGTGAGGGCGAACAGGCCGGCCTCGGTGCGCAGGGGCGGCTCCTCGGGCACGTCGGGCTGCGTGAGGGCGGCGGCACCGATCTCGCCGAGGCCCTCGATGTCGAGGGCACCGCGGCTGCCGATGTGCTCGACGCGGCCGCGCACCTGGGCCGGGCAGCTGCGGGCGTTGGGGCAGCGCAGGTCGACGTCGCCCTCCTTCGCCGGCCGCAGCTCGGTGCCGCACTCGGGACAGTTGGTCGGCATGACGAAGACGCGCTCGGTGCCGTCGCGCAGCTCGACCACCGGGCCGAGCACCTCGGGGATCACGTCGCCGGCCTTGCGCAGCACCACCGTGTCGCCGATGAGCACGCCCTTGGCCTTGACGACGTCTTGATTGTGCAGGGTGGCCTGCCGCACCTCGCTGCCCGCGACGCGCACCTTCTCCATGACCGCGTACGGGGTCGCGCGGCCCGTGCGGCCGACGCTCACGACGATGTCGAGCAGGCGCGTGTTCACCTGCTCGGGCGGGTACTTGTAGGCGATCGCCCAGCGCGGCGCGCGGCTCGTCGCGCCGAGCTCGTCATGCAGGGCCAGCTCGTCGACCTTCACGACCACGCCGTCGATCTCGTGCTCGACGTCGTGCCGGTGCTCGCCGTGGAAGGCGATGAACTGCGCCGCCTCGGCGGCGCTCGCGTGCACGCGGACGTGGCTGCTGATCGGCAGGCCCCAGCCCTGCAGCAGGCCGTAGACCTCACTCTGCGCGGTGACGGGCGGGTTCGGCCAGGCGCCGATGCCATGCACGAGCATCCGCAGCCGGCTCAGCCGGTCGTGCATGCGCGCCAGCTGCTCGTCGCTCTTGCCCTCCGCCTTCTGGCGCAGGCTGCCGCTCGCGGCGTTGCGCGGATTCGCGAACTCGCGCTCGCCCGCCTCGCGCTGCAGCGCGTTGAGCTCGTCGAACAGCGCGGTCGGAATGAACACCTCGCCGCGCACCTCGACCAGGTCGGGCAGGTCGTCGGCGGTGGCGGGCTGCCCGGGGCCGCCGAACAGCCGCTGCGGGATGCCCGCCACGAGCCGGGCGTTCACCGTGACGTCCTCGCCCACGCGTCCGTCGCCGCGCGTCGCCGCGCTCACCAGCACGCCGCGCTCGTAGCGCAGGTTGAGGGCCAGCCCGTCGATCTTCAACTCGCACAGCCAGCGCACCGGGCGCCCGGCGTCGCGCTCGACCTTCGCCGCCCAGTCGGCGAACTCCTCGGCGCTGAACACGTTGTCGAGGCTGAGCATGCGCTCGGCGTGCTCGACCGGGGCGAACAGGGTGCTCTCGACCCCGCCGCCGACCGTCTGGGTCGGCGAGTCCTGGCTCTGCAGCTCGGGGAAGGCGTGCTCGATCAGCTCGAGCCGGCGCACCAGGGCGTCGTAGGTGGCGTCGTCCTCCAGCACGGTGTCGCGGCCGTAGTAGGCGTCGCGCAGCTCGAGGATGCGGCTGGTGAGCCGCTCGACCTCGGCGCGCGCCTCGTCGCGAGTCAGCTCGTCGATGGCGCGGGCATCCACGTAGCGGTCCGCCAGCGTGCCGCGGTCGTCGGTGATGCCGTCGGGGGTGTCAGCCACGCGCACAGTCTAGGAGCGCGCCCTGACCCGCGGCACCTGACACAAATCACGGACTTTCGACCGGGTGACAGGCCCACTCGGGCCTGAGCAGTCGCGGCGCACCGCGAAACTCCGTGATTTGTGACACCACCGTCGGGCGGCGGGGATGGAGACAGCGCGGCGGGGGTCAGGCTCCGAGAACGCGATCGAGGTAGGGGTTGGTGAAGACGCGGTCGGGGTCGAGCCGGTCGCGCACGGCGACGAAGTCGTCGAAGCGCGGGTAGGCCGGCCGCAGGTCGTCGGCCGCGCGGCTGTGCAGCTTGCCCCAGTGCGGGCGGCCGTCGTGCGCGCGCAGGATCGCCTCGGCGGCGGCGAGGTACGGGGTGTGGTCATCCCGGATGTAGCGGTGCACCGCGATGTAGCTCGATTCGCGCCCGTACGCCGTCGACAGCCAGACGTCGTCGGCGGCGGTCGCCCGCACTTCGACCGGGAAGGTCACCTTCCAGCCGTTCTGCTCGATGACGCGGTCGAGCTCGCGCAGCACGGGGCCGACGGCATCGAGCGGCACCGAGTACTCCAGCTCGCGGAACCGCACCGTGCGCTCGGTGGCGAAGATGCGGTGCGAGTAGTCGGCGGCCTGGCGGGTGAAGGCGACGCGGCTGGCGAGGCGATTGATGCCGGGCACCGTACTGGGCAGCGCCGAGCCGAGGCGGCACAGCACCTCGTAGAGCCCGTTGCCGAGCAGCTCGTCGTCGAACCACTTCTTGACCGGGCCGGAGGGCGTGCGCGGCGCATCCGCCGGCAGGCGGGTGTTGTTGCGGGTGAGCGCGAGCCGCGTGTGCGGAAACCAGTAGAACTCGACGTGGTCGGACTGCGCCGAGCGGGTCGGCCAGTCATCGAGAACGTCGTCGAGCGGCTCCGGATGCTCGTCCGCCGCCAGCACGAACGTCGGCACGGTCTGCACCGTGAGGTCGACGAGCACCCCGAGGGCGCCGAGCCCGAGGCGCGCTGCGGGCCACAGCTCGGCGTTCTCGGTCGGGCTGATCGACAGCAGGCGCCCGTCAGCGGTGGCGAGGGTGACGGACCGCAGCTGGGTGGCGAGACCGCCGAAGGCGCGGCCGGTGCCGTGGGTGCCGGTGCTGACGGCGCCCGAGATCGACTGCACGTCGATGTCGCCGAGGTTCTCGAACGCGAGCCCGTGCTCGTGCAGTAGCGCTGATGCGGCGTGCAGGCGGGTTCCGGCGGCGAGGGTCACGAGCCCGGTGCTGGCGTCGACCGCGGTCACACCGGCGAGGCCGGTGAGGTCGAGCTGCACGCCCGGCGCGACGGCGATACCCGTGAACGAGTGGCCGGCACCGATCGGCTTGACGGCGAGCCCGTCCGCGCGGGCGCGGGCGATCGCCGCGACCACCTCGTCGGGCGTCGACGGGCGCTCGACGCGGGCGGGGGTCACCTGCTCGGTGCGGGCCCAGTTCTGCCACGCGCGCGACCCGGTCGCTGCCGTGCTCGTTCGTGCCGTGCTCACAGGAACACCTTCCCTTCGCCGCGGTACGTCGGCAACTCGCCCACCACCCGGTCGCCGTCGACCACGGCGTAGAGGTCGAGGTGCTCGGCGAGCTCTCCGGCCTTGGTGTGGCGCAGCCAGACCCGGTCGCCGACGCGCAGGCCCGCGGCGGCCGGCCCGCGCAGGGGCGTCTGCACCTCGCCCGCGGTCTCGGTGCTGAGCATCCGCAGCCTCTGGGGCCAGACCACCTGCGGAAGGCGGTCGGGGCCGGGCGGTCCGCTGGCGATCCAGCCGCCGCCGAGCAGGGTCGCGATGTCGTCGGCGGGTCGCCGCACGACCGGGAGCGCGAACGCGGCGGCGGGCGCGGGCCTGAAGGCACGGTAGGTGTCGAACAAGTGCGGGCCGAGCAGGCCGCTGCCGGCGGCGAGCTCGGTGACGCTGTCGTCGGCGGCGGTCGACTCGAGCGAACCGGTGCCGCCGCCGTTGACGAAGCGCAGCGGGGCCCCGGCAGCGTCGGCGATGGCGCGCACGGCAGCGACGGCGCGCCCGCGCCGGTCGGCGAGCTCGGTGCGCGATGCACGCTGGATACCCCGGATGAGCGCGCTGCGCAGCGGTCGCCCGGGCAGCGCGTCGCCGAGTCCGGCGAGCTGCGCTTCGTACGCCATGACGCCGTCGAGCACGAAGCCCCGGCGCTCGGCGACCGTGCGGGCGAGCGTGGCGAGCTGCTCGGGCGTGTGCAGCGGGCTGCGGCGCACCCCGACGTGGCCGAGGAGCGGCGCCCTCCAGCTCGCGTCGAGTTCGAGGGCGACGCGGATGCTCGGCCGCGAGCCCGGCGCCGCCACCGCGTCGATCAGATCGAGGTGGGCGACATCGTCGATCATGAGCGTCACGCGCGCGGCCAGCTGCTCGTCGGCGGCGAGCCGCGCGAGGGCCGCGCGATCGGTCGAGGGGTAGCCCACGACCACGTCGTCGATGTCGCTGCCCCCGCGCCCGCGAGAGTCGGCGAGCCACAGCGCCTCGGGCAGCGTGTAGGCGAGCACGCCCGCGAAGCCGGGGCGCGCGAGCACCGCCTCGAGCACCCCGCGCACCCGGATCGACTTGCTCGCCACCCGGATCGGCGCTCCCCCGGCGCGCCGCACGAGGTCGGCGGCGTTGTACGCGAGGGCGGCGCGGTCGATCACGCCGAGCGGCGGGTCGAGGTGCGTGGTCGCGGCCGTCAGCCGCGGCCAGTGGGCGGCGGGGTCGGCGCCGGGGCGGGCGGACGGTGCGTCGTCGAGGCGCAGCAGGGCTGCGGGGTGCTCGTCTCGAGCCGGCGGCACTGCGGTCACCGCGCCAGTCTAGGGAGCGAGCGAGCGCGCGGGCGGGCGCTCGCCTACGGCGCGGCCACGAGCAGATCGGCCGCGACCGTGCGGTCGATCGTGCACTGCCCGAGCACGCGCGTGCCGACGTACACGACCGCGGTCTGGCCGGGCGCGACGCCGAGCAGCGGCTCGACCGGGCGCACGACGAGCTCGCCGCCGGCGACGACCGCGGATGCGGGCACCGGGTCGGCGTGCGCCCGCACCTGCACGTGGCAGTCGAACGGGCGGAGAGCATCCACCCCCGCCGCAGCGGAGGGGTCGCGGCTCGTCACGCCGCTCGCGACCGGGTCGGCACCGGCCCAGGTGTAGCGGCGTCCGGCGAGCTCGGCGATGGCGAGCGCCTCGCGCGGGCCGACGACGACCTCGTTGGTGCGGGGGCGCACCTCGAGCACGAAGCGCGGGCGGCCGTCGGGCGCGGGCACGCCGAGGTTCAGGCCGCGGCGCTGGCCGACCGTGAAGCTCGTCGCACCGTCGTGCTCGCCGACGACCGTGCCATCGCGGTCGACGATCGCGCCGGTCGCCGGGGCGATGCGGTCGGCGAGCCAGCCGCGGGTGTCGCCGTCGGGGATGAAGCAGATGTCGTGACTGTCGGGCTTCTGCGCCACGGTGAGGCCGCGCTCGGCAGCCTCGGCGCGCACGACCGCCTTCGACGGGGTCGTGCCGAGCGGAAACCACGCGTGCGCGAGCTGCTCGGCCGTCAGCACACCGAGCACGTACGACTGGTCCTTCGCCTCGTCGCTCGCCCGGTGCAGCTCGCGGCCGTGCGGGCCCTCGACGATGTGCGCGTAGTGCCCCGTGACGACCGCGTCGAAACCGAGCGCGAGCGCCTTCTCGAGCACCGCGGCGAACTTGATGCGCTCGTTGCAGCGCATGCACGGGTTCGGGGTGCGGCCAGCGGCGTACTCGCTGATGAAGTCGTCGACGACGTCGGCGCGGAAGCGCTCGCTGAAGTCCCACACGTAGAACGGGATGCCCAGGCGCTCGGCCGCGCGACGCGCATCGAGGCTGTCCTCGATCGTGCAGCAGCCGCGGCTGCCGGTGCGCAGGGTGCCCGGCATGCGGCTGAGCGCCAGATGCACGCCGACGACCTCGTGGCCCGCATCCACAGCGCGCGCAGCGGCGACGGCGCTGTCGACGCCACCGCTCATCGCTGCCAGAACCCGCACCCCTCCAGGGTACGCGGGCTTGCGAGCCCCCCCGCGCTGTCACAAATCACGGAGATTTGGTCGGTGACGCTTCCCGCCGTGCGGAAACGAGGGGCCCGATCGGCGGGAGTTCCGTGATTTGTGACACGCAGCCCGTCGGCACCGTCACGAGCGCTGCGAGCGTCAGCGGCCGAGGCGGGGGGTGCGGGCGGCGAGCCCCGCGGCCTGGGCGCGCTCGACCGCCGCGGGCAGGGCGTCGAGCAGCGCGTCGACCTCGGCCTCGGTCGTCGACGGCCCGAGCGTGATGCGCAGGGCACCCCGCGCCTCGGCCTCGCTGAGCCCCATCGCGAGCAGCACGTGACTCGGCTCGGGCACGCCGGCCTGGCACGCCGACCCGGTCGAGACGGCGATGCCCGCGGCGTCGAGCAGCATCAGCAGCGAGTCGCCCTCCGCATCGGGAACGGTCAGGTGCAGCGTGCCGGGCAGCGCGAGCGCGTCGAGCTCGGCGGCCCGCGCCGGGTCATCGGCGACCGCAGCCGCGCCCGCGGCGCCGCGCAGCACGGCCTGCGGCACGCGGCGACGGATGCCCTCCGCCAGCCGGGCGCGCAGCATCCGCTTGTGCGCGGCGCGGTCGGCGAGCTCGGCGTGCGCGAGCTCGGCCGCGACAGCGAAGGCCTCGGCGCCGGCGGCGTCCATGGTTCCCGAGCGGGCGCGCTGCTGGCTGCCGCCGTGCAGCAGTGGAACCACGTCGGCGTCGCGCCGCAGCACGAGCGCTCCGACCCCCACCGGGCCGCCGACCTTGTGCGCGGAGACCGAGACGGCCGACACCCCGTGCGGCAGCGGCGCGAGCGGCACCTGCCCGTAGGCCGCGATCGCGTCGACGTGCACGGGCACGCCGACGGCCGCGGCGAGCGCGGCGGCCTCGGCGACCGGCTGCAGCGTGCCGACCTCGTTGTTCGCCGCGAGCATCGTGAGCAGGGCCACGCCCGAGCCGTCGCCGAGCGCGTCGGCGAGCGCGTCGAGCCGCAGCGCCCCGAGCGCGTCGACCTCGAGCCAGCGCAGCTCGGCGCCCTCGTGGGCGGCGAGCCACTCGACGGCGTCCAGGGCCGCGTGGTGCTCGGCACGGGGCACGAGGATGCGTGGCCGAGGCACCGGCGCGGAGCCGGCCGTGGCGCCTGCACGCGGCGCGCCCTGGTTCCGCATCCAGTACAGCCCCTTGATGGCCAGATTGACCGCTTCGGTGCCGCCGCCCGTGAAGGTGACCTCGATGGGGTCGACGCCGAGGGTCGCGGCGATGCGGCCGCGGGCGTCATCGACGAGAGCGCGGGCGCGCTGCCCGGCCGAGTGGATCGAGGAGGGATTGCCGACGACCTCGAGCGCGGCCACGTATGCCGATCGCACGACGGCAGGCATCGGCGAGGTGGCGGCGTGGTCCAGGTAGATCATGAGCGGCTCCCTCCCCGGCGGTGACCTAGCCTAAGACGCATGCCCGTGAACGATCCTCTCGACCGTCTGGGCGTGCACCTCAGCGACGGGGTCGGAGACCTGCGCGTCTTCAGCGCCCACGCCACTGCCATCGAGCTGTGCCTGTTCGCCGAGGACGACCCGACGTGGGTGGCGGAGACCATCGACCTCGAGCCGGTCGGTGGCGGCATCTGGCAGGCGAGCACCCCCTCCCTGCGCCCGGGCGCCCGCTACGCGCTGCGCGCCGACGGGCCGGAGGGGCCGCGACATGCCTTCGACCGCGAGCGGCTGCTGCTCGACCCCTACGCCCGCGGGCTCGCCCGCACGCCCGACGGCGGCTGGCGCGCGTACGTGCAGGACGACTCCTTCGATTGGGGAGGCGTCGCCAAGCCCCGGGTGCCGCGCGACCGCGTCGTGCTCTACGAGGCGCACGTCAAAGGTCTGACGAAGCTCGCCCCCGAGCTGCCGGAGGAGCTGCGCGGCACCTACGCCGGCCTCGCCCACCCGGCCACCATCGACTACCTGCTCGACCTCGGCGTGACGACCGTCGAGCTGCTGCCGATGCACCAGTTCGTCAGCGAGCAGCGGCTGCAGGGTCAGGGGCTCGTCAACTACTGGGGCTACAACACGCTCAACTACTTCACCCCGCACGCCGCCTACGCCACACGTTCGGCCCAGTCGGGCGGCACCGGCGCCGTGCTGCGCGAGGTGAAGGGCATGGTCAAGCTGCTGCACGAGGCCGGCCTCGAGGTCGTGCTCGACGTGGTCTACAACCACACCGCCGAGGAGGGCGCGGACGGCCCGACCACGAGCTTCCGCGGCCTCGATGCGGCCACCTGGTACCGGCAGACCGACGACGGCCGGTACATCGACACGACGGGCTGCGGCAACACGATCGACTTCTCGCAGCCGGTCGCGCAGCGGCTCGTGCTCGACTCGTTGCGTTACTGGGCGAACGAGGTGCAGATCGACGGGTTCCGCTTCGATCTGATGGCGACGCTGGGGCGGGATGCCGCTGCCGTGTTCGACCCGGAGCACCCGCTGCTCCGGGCCATCCTCGACGACCCGGAGCTACAGGGCGTCACCATGATCGCCGAGCCGTGGGACGTCGGGATGGGCGGCTGGCAGGTCGGCCGGTTCCCGGCCGGGTACCACGAGTGGAACGACGGATTCCGCGATCGGGCGCGCGCGTTCTGGCTCACCGACCTCGGTGCGGCGCGCGCGCAGGGCACCGCGCCGGAGGGCATCGGATCGCTCGCCCGCCGCATGACCGGCAGTGCGCACGTCTTCGCCGAGGAGCGCGGCCCGCTCGCCAGCGTGAACTTCATCACCGCGCACGACGGCTTCACCCTCGCCGACCTCACGGCCTACGGCACGAAGCACAACGCGGGCAACGGCGAGGAGAATCGCGACGGCACCGACAACAACCGCTCGTACAACTTCGGCGTCGAGGGGGCCACGGACGACCCCGGCATCACGCTCGACCGCCGCAAGGCGATGCGCAACCTGCTCGGCACGCTGCTGCTGAGCGCCGGCATGCCGATGCTCACCGCGGGCGACGAGATCGGCCGCACGCAGCGCGGCAACAACAACGCCTACTGCCACGACAGCGAGCTGACCTGGATCGATTGGCACCTCGAGGGCTGGCAGCATGACCTGCGCCGGGTCGTGCAGCGACTGCTGCAGCTGCGACGCGAGAATCCCGCCCTCCGCCCCCAGCGGTACGGGCGCTGGGGCGAGACGGTGCCCCACGCCACGCAGATGGACTGGTTCAACAAGGACGGCGCCGCCATGACCATGGAGGACTGGGACTCACCGGCCGAGCGCACGCTGCAGTACCTGGCCGCGTCGACGCCCGAGGTCGAGGCGTTCAACCGCATCCTGCTGATCGTGCACGGGTTGGAGGAGCCGGTCGAGGTCACCCTGCCCGCCCACGAGGGCGTCGAGGCCTACACCCTGCTGTGGGACAGTGCCCACGACCGCCTCGACGCGCACGAGCCCGTGCACGCGCCCGGCGAGCGGCTCACCGTCGGACCGGCGTCGATGCTGCTGTTCCGCGCCGAGGGGCCGGCCGAGGGCGATGGCTAGCGGGCCGGGAACGCCCGCCACGGTGGCGCTGGTCGCGGCGGGCATCCCGTTCACCGCCCACACCTACGCGCATGACCCGGCCACCACGAACTACGGCCTCGAGGCCGCGCACGCTCTCGGGCTCGACCCCGATCGCGTGTTCAAGACGCTGCTGGCCGAGGCGGACGGCCGCCTGGTCGTCGGCATCGTTCCGGTGACCGGGATGCTCGATCTCAAGTCGCTCGCCGCCGCCGTCGGCGCCAAGCGCGCCCATATGGCCGACCCGGCCGTGGCCGAGCGCAAGACCGGCTACGTGGTCGGCGGCATCTCCCCCCTCGGGCAGAAGACGGCGCTGCCGACGGTACTCGACGAGACCGCGACCCTCTGGGACACGATCTTCGTCTCGGGCGGCCGGCGCGGCTTCGACATCGAGCTCGCGCCCGACGACCTGCTGCGCCTCACCGGCGGGCAGCTGGCCGACATCGCCCGCTGACCCCCTGATTCAGAGCAGCGGCGATCGGCGCGGCGCTAGTGCGCGACCGCGACGAGGCCGAGCTCGGCCGGGCTGGCCAGCAGCGGGTGCCGCGGGGTCACGCGCACGTTGTAGCCGAACGACCCGGAGCGGTCGAGAGGCACGGTGCCCGTGAAGGTCGCCGGCTGCCCCAGCTCGTGGTCGGCGAGTTCGAGCGGCTGCCGGTGCACGTCGGCGAGGTCGTCGCCGTTGCGGGCGCGGCCGAACACCACCTCGACGAGCACGTCGTCGGCGCTGAGCCCCGCGAGCTGCACGTGGGCGCGCACCTTCAACTGGTCGCCGACCTGGGGCGACTGCACGCCGCCCGACTCGACATGGGTGACGGCGACGTGCGGCCACTCGCGGGCGACGTGGGCCTTCCAGCCGGCGAGGTCGCGGGCCGGACGGTGGTCGTCGGCGGCGATCGCGCGGTGGGCGTGCGCGGCGGGCACGTAGAGGCGCTCGACGTATTCGCGCACCATGCGGTCGGCCGACAGTTCGGGCGACAGGGTGGCGAGCGTGTGCCGGATGCTCTGCAGCCAGCGGCGCGGCAACCCGTCGGCGTCACGGTCGTAGAACCGCGGCGCGATCTGGTGCTCGATGAGGTCGTACATGGCCTCGGCCTCGAGCTTGTCGCGCTCGGCCTCGTCGCCCGCGGCGTCGGCGGTGGGGATCGCCCAGCCGTTCTCGGCGTCGTAGTACTCGTTCCACCACCCGTCGAGGATCGACAGGTTGAGCGAGCCGTTCAGGGCCGCCTTCATGCCGGATGTTCCGCACGCCTCGAGCGGACGCAGCGGGTTGTTCAGCCAGATGTCGGTGCCCGGGTAGAGCAGCCGCGCCATGCCGATGTCGTAGTTGGGCAGGAAGACGA comes from the Microcella frigidaquae genome and includes:
- the ybaK gene encoding Cys-tRNA(Pro) deacylase, translating into MASGPGTPATVALVAAGIPFTAHTYAHDPATTNYGLEAAHALGLDPDRVFKTLLAEADGRLVVGIVPVTGMLDLKSLAAAVGAKRAHMADPAVAERKTGYVVGGISPLGQKTALPTVLDETATLWDTIFVSGGRRGFDIELAPDDLLRLTGGQLADIAR